The Streptomyces sp. R28 region GCAGCTCCTCCGGCAGATGGAACCGCGCCAGGATCGCCGCCGTCCCGGCCGGCACCCGGCCCGGGGTGGCCAGGGACACCAGGATCATCGTGAGGAAGCCCAGCGGCACCGACCAGAGCGCGGGCCAGGCGAGCAGCGCGTGCAGCGCCCCGGAGCCGGGGAAGCCGGCCATCGTCGCCGCCACCGCGAGCAGCGCCGAGCCGCCGCCCACCAGCATCCCGGCCGCCGCGCCGGTCGGGGTCAGCCGCCGCCACCAGATGCCGAGGACGAGCAGCGGACAGAAGGACGACGCGGAGACCGCGAAGGCCAGGCCCACCGCGTCGGCGACCGGCAGCCCGCCGACCAGGGCGCTCGCGGCGAGCGGGACGGCCATGGCGAGGACCGTGCCGAGCCGGAAGTGCCGTACGCCGCGCGAGGGGAGCACGTCCTGGGTGAGGACGCCCGCGACGGCCATGGTCAGGCCCGACGCCGTGGACAGGAACGCGGCGAAGGCGCCGCCCGCGACGAGGGCGCCGAGCAGGTCGCCGCCCAGGCCGCCGATCATGCGGCCGGGCAGGAGGAGTGCGGCGGCGTCCGCGTCGCCGGCGAGGGTGAGTTCGGGGGCGTAGAGACGGGCGAGGGCGCCGTAGACCGGGGGCAGCAGGTAGAAGGCGCCGATCAGGCCGAGCACGGCGACGGTGGTGCGGCGGGCGGCGACGCCGTGCGGGCTGGTGTAGAAGCGCACGACGACGTGCGGCAGGCCCATGGTGCCGAGGAAGGTGGCGAGGATCAGTCCGTACGTGGCGTACAGCGGGCGTTCGCCGCGGCTCTCGGCCTGCGAGGGAGACAGGCCGCCGTTGGCCGAGCGGTCGGGTTCGGGAACCTCGGCGCCCTTCGCGAAGGTCAGGCGGGTGCCGCCCTCGATGTGGTGGGAGCCGGCGGGGAGCCGGAGCTGCTTCTCGTCGTGACTGCGGCCGTCGATGGTGCCGCTCACCGTGACGGTCAGGGGCCGCTCGAGCTTCAGGTTGAGGGTGCCGTCGACACGCACGACGCTCTGTTCGCGGAAGGTGGCCGGTTCGTCGAAGGCGTGGCGGGGGGCGCCGTCGCCCTGCCAGGCGAGGATCAGGAAGAGCGCGGGGACCAGCAGGGCCGTGAGTTTGAGCCAGTACTGGAAGGCCTGCACGAAGGTGATGCTGCGCATGCCGCCGGCGGCGACGATGGCGACCACGACGACGGCGACGATCACTCCGCCGAGCCAGTCGGGGGCGCCCGTCAGCACGGTCAACGTCAGTCCGGCGCCCTGGAGTTGGGGCAGCAGATACAGCCAGCCGGTGCCGACGACGAAGGCGCCCGCGAGCCGCCGTACCGCCTGCGAGGAGAGGCGGGCCTCGGCGAAGTCGGGGAGGGTGTAGGCGCCCGAGCGGCGCAGCGGGGCCGCGACGAACAGCAGCAGGACCAGGTATCCGGCGGTGTAGCCGACCGGGTACCAGAGCATGTCCGGGCCCTGCACGAGGACCAGGCCCGCGATGCCGAGGAAGGAGGCGGCGGAGAGGTATTCGCCGCTGATCGCGGCCGCGTTGAGGCGGGGACCGACGGTGCGGGAGGCGACGTAGAAGTCGGAGGTGGTGCGCGAGATGCGCAGGCCGAAGGCGCCGACGAGGACGGTCGCCAGGACGACGAGGGCGACGGCGGGGACGGCGTAGCTGGAGTTCACGGCCGCATCAGTTCCTCATGCTCGGCGGTCTCAGCAGGTCGGGCGAAGTCGGCTGCGGTTCTGCAGTGCCCTGAAGGGGCGCGGGGAACTGCGCGACCAGCCACGACGGCGCAGCAGACGATCGACGGCATATCCCGGCCCTTCCAGCGGAGCGCTCAGCGGTCTTCGACGAGCCGTACGAAGTCCCGTTCGTTGCGCTCGGCGCGGCGCACGAACCAGCGGGCCAGCAGGACCAGCGGTGCGTAGAGGCCGAAACCGAGGACCGCCCATTCCAGGTGGCGGGAGGCCGGCATCGCGGCGAACAGCAGGGGCAGCGGGCCGACGAGCAGGCCGAGGACGGCGAGCACGGCGAGGGCGGTGCGCAGCTGGGTGCGCATCAGGGAGCGGACGTAGGTGTGGCCGAGGGTGGTCTGCTCGTCGATCTCGGTGCGCGGGCGGTAGTAGCCGGAGACGCGGCGCTCCCGCCGGGGCGGGCCGGTGACGACGACGCGGCGGTCGGCGGGGTTGCTGGGCATCGTCACGCCCTCCTCATGAGCAGGTCCCGCAGCTCGCGCGTGTGCCGCCGGCTGACCTGGAGTTCCTCGGAGCCGACCATGACGCTGACGGTGCCCGCGTCCAGGCGGAGTTCGCCGATGTGGCGCAGGGCGACGAGGTGGCGGCGGTGGATGCGGACGAAGCCGCGGGCGCGCCAGCGCTCCTCCAGGGTCGACAGGGGGATGCGGACGAGGTGGCTGCCCTTGTCGGTGTGCAGCCTGGCGTAGTCGCCCTGGGCCTCGACGTGGGTGATGTCGTCGACGG contains the following coding sequences:
- a CDS encoding cation acetate symporter — translated: MNSSYAVPAVALVVLATVLVGAFGLRISRTTSDFYVASRTVGPRLNAAAISGEYLSAASFLGIAGLVLVQGPDMLWYPVGYTAGYLVLLLFVAAPLRRSGAYTLPDFAEARLSSQAVRRLAGAFVVGTGWLYLLPQLQGAGLTLTVLTGAPDWLGGVIVAVVVVAIVAAGGMRSITFVQAFQYWLKLTALLVPALFLILAWQGDGAPRHAFDEPATFREQSVVRVDGTLNLKLERPLTVTVSGTIDGRSHDEKQLRLPAGSHHIEGGTRLTFAKGAEVPEPDRSANGGLSPSQAESRGERPLYATYGLILATFLGTMGLPHVVVRFYTSPHGVAARRTTVAVLGLIGAFYLLPPVYGALARLYAPELTLAGDADAAALLLPGRMIGGLGGDLLGALVAGGAFAAFLSTASGLTMAVAGVLTQDVLPSRGVRHFRLGTVLAMAVPLAASALVGGLPVADAVGLAFAVSASSFCPLLVLGIWWRRLTPTGAAAGMLVGGGSALLAVAATMAGFPGSGALHALLAWPALWSVPLGFLTMILVSLATPGRVPAGTAAILARFHLPEELRAEVKG